Proteins co-encoded in one Hyalangium ruber genomic window:
- a CDS encoding cytochrome B6 — protein MTVLVALGTAYAQATKDPKPGGQKTPTAKDTGDQTYTIPIVAEESFKAVMDRDVKEKPGVMRRQQTLMESRYDLSNRAAPLKMSGGRKALQQGVRVKLPSGMTWEKLAAMSPEEIREKGLFPQGFLPLPHVKHAVGGQVFPKQQIDEIRKQEGRSLERFDVDMDLPEHLLPEFPPPIFLSNRPELGDVSQGKVLTIRNFFELMNGKLTPVQMEGMRQLLTPFPQAEFNATDARKVAEGSLGVTCLDCHVNGHTNGAFHLTPDVRPQAARFRLDTTSLRGMFNQQIHGSKRSLRSIEDFTEFEQRTAYFNGDIADAAKKGVNEPDRPTQVAMMAQMQNMFDFPPAPKLMTNGRLDPAQATDLEKLGEQVFFGKGQCGSCHPAPFFLDNNMHDLKVERFFKPQEINGQLIRPDGPIKAFTLRGIKDSPPYLHDGRLLTLEDTVEFFNLVLGLKLEAREKEALVHYMRAI, from the coding sequence GTGACCGTCCTGGTCGCCCTGGGCACCGCCTACGCGCAAGCCACCAAGGACCCCAAACCCGGCGGGCAGAAGACCCCCACGGCCAAGGACACCGGGGATCAGACGTACACGATTCCCATCGTCGCCGAGGAGAGCTTCAAGGCCGTCATGGACCGGGATGTGAAAGAGAAGCCCGGGGTCATGCGCCGCCAGCAGACGTTGATGGAGTCCCGGTATGACCTCTCCAACCGGGCCGCGCCGCTGAAGATGTCCGGCGGGCGCAAGGCGCTCCAGCAGGGCGTGCGCGTCAAGCTGCCGAGCGGCATGACGTGGGAGAAGCTCGCCGCCATGAGCCCGGAGGAGATCCGCGAGAAGGGGCTCTTCCCGCAGGGCTTCCTGCCCCTGCCCCACGTGAAGCACGCCGTGGGCGGGCAGGTGTTCCCGAAGCAGCAGATCGACGAGATCCGCAAGCAGGAGGGCCGCTCGCTGGAGCGCTTCGACGTCGACATGGACCTGCCGGAGCACCTGCTGCCGGAGTTCCCGCCGCCCATCTTCCTGTCGAACCGGCCCGAGCTGGGCGATGTCTCCCAGGGCAAGGTGCTCACCATCCGCAACTTCTTCGAGCTGATGAACGGCAAGCTCACGCCCGTTCAGATGGAGGGCATGCGCCAGCTGCTCACGCCCTTCCCGCAGGCGGAGTTCAACGCCACCGACGCCCGGAAGGTGGCCGAGGGGAGCCTGGGCGTCACCTGCCTGGACTGCCATGTGAACGGCCACACCAACGGGGCCTTCCACCTGACACCGGATGTCCGGCCGCAAGCGGCGCGCTTCCGGCTGGACACGACGAGCCTCCGGGGCATGTTCAACCAGCAGATCCACGGCTCGAAGCGCTCGCTGCGCTCCATCGAGGACTTCACCGAGTTCGAGCAGCGCACCGCCTACTTCAACGGGGACATCGCGGACGCGGCCAAGAAGGGCGTGAACGAGCCGGACCGCCCCACGCAGGTGGCGATGATGGCGCAGATGCAGAACATGTTCGACTTCCCGCCGGCGCCCAAGCTCATGACCAACGGCCGCCTGGACCCCGCGCAGGCCACGGACCTGGAGAAGCTGGGCGAGCAGGTCTTCTTCGGGAAGGGCCAGTGCGGCAGCTGCCACCCGGCGCCCTTCTTCCTCGACAACAACATGCACGACCTCAAGGTCGAGCGCTTCTTCAAGCCCCAGGAGATCAACGGCCAGCTCATCCGCCCGGATGGTCCCATCAAGGCGTTCACGCTGCGCGGCATCAAGGACTCGCCGCCGTACCTGCATGACGGGCGCCTGCTGACGCTCGAGGACACGGTCGAGTTCTTCAACCTCGTCCTGGGCCTCAAGCTGGAGGCCCGGGAGAAGGAAGCGCTCGTCCATTACATGCGAGCGATTTGA
- a CDS encoding YsnF/AvaK domain-containing protein, giving the protein MFERGHVKEGMTVRSIDGQKLGKVFAVQEGEFLIEKGLFFPKDYICRYSEISDIRDGEIILLHGMEGLRRFSFDEDRGVLGQSVGTTGLTANASAAGVERPLVNQDSVTVPIYKEELEVTKRERQAGEVRIHKDVVQEERELSVPVRREKVRVERRDVKDRPAMHASFQEETVVVPLRAEEVEVQKRAVVDEEVVIRKDAIEEERRVAETVRREEVDIRSDGDVEGPRKLDLTPDDPTLRRS; this is encoded by the coding sequence ATGTTCGAGCGCGGCCACGTGAAAGAGGGAATGACGGTTCGGAGCATCGACGGGCAGAAGCTCGGCAAGGTCTTTGCCGTGCAGGAAGGAGAGTTCCTCATCGAAAAGGGGCTGTTCTTCCCCAAGGACTACATCTGTCGTTATTCGGAGATCAGCGACATCCGTGACGGGGAGATCATCCTCCTGCACGGCATGGAGGGGCTGCGGCGCTTCTCGTTCGACGAGGACAGAGGGGTGCTGGGGCAGAGCGTGGGGACGACGGGGCTGACGGCGAACGCGTCGGCCGCGGGCGTGGAGCGCCCCCTGGTGAACCAGGACTCGGTGACGGTGCCCATCTACAAGGAGGAGCTGGAAGTCACCAAGCGGGAGAGGCAGGCCGGCGAGGTGCGCATCCACAAGGACGTGGTGCAAGAGGAGCGGGAGCTCAGCGTGCCGGTACGCCGCGAGAAGGTACGGGTGGAGCGGCGGGATGTGAAGGACCGGCCGGCGATGCACGCCTCCTTCCAGGAGGAGACGGTGGTGGTGCCGCTGCGCGCCGAGGAGGTGGAGGTGCAGAAGCGCGCGGTGGTGGATGAGGAGGTCGTCATCCGCAAGGACGCCATCGAGGAGGAGCGCCGCGTGGCGGAGACGGTGCGCCGCGAGGAGGTAGACATCCGCAGCGACGGGGACGTGGAGGGCCCGCGCAAGCTGGACCTGACGCCGGACGATCCCACCCTGCGCCGCTCCTGA
- a CDS encoding branched-chain amino acid ABC transporter permease yields the protein MSQLLQHLINGLAAGTIYALVALGYTMVYGVLKLINFAHGDVMMVGVYMGYATAFTLGRQNQKTFLGVVLIFLVAMAGCALMGFIIERFAYRPLREKPRLTALITAIGISFALSYGFQLDIGFLPGAAPRAFPEVIRPNEWLIIGDRDVVVWNWQVMSLLIAVALMVGLQYLVFKTRFGRAMRAVSYDHRVAALMGIPTDRVIAVTFMISSSLAAGAGLLYAIKDTSVTPLMGLYVGLKAFVAAVIGGIGHVPGAVVGALMLGLVEEFVVGYAASTWRDAVAFAILILVLLVKPGGLFGRVAAEKV from the coding sequence ATGTCGCAACTTCTCCAGCACCTCATCAACGGTCTGGCCGCCGGCACCATCTACGCGCTCGTCGCGCTCGGCTACACGATGGTGTACGGCGTCCTCAAGCTCATCAACTTCGCCCATGGCGATGTGATGATGGTGGGCGTCTACATGGGCTACGCCACGGCGTTCACGCTGGGGCGGCAGAACCAGAAGACGTTCCTGGGCGTGGTGCTCATCTTCCTGGTGGCCATGGCGGGCTGCGCGCTCATGGGCTTCATCATCGAGCGCTTCGCCTACCGGCCCCTGCGCGAGAAGCCCCGGCTCACGGCGCTCATCACCGCCATCGGCATCTCGTTCGCGCTCTCGTACGGCTTCCAGCTCGACATCGGCTTCCTGCCGGGCGCGGCCCCCCGCGCCTTCCCGGAGGTCATCCGGCCCAACGAGTGGCTCATCATCGGCGACCGCGACGTGGTGGTGTGGAACTGGCAGGTGATGAGCCTGCTCATCGCCGTGGCGCTGATGGTGGGGCTGCAGTACCTGGTGTTCAAGACGCGCTTCGGGCGGGCGATGCGGGCGGTTTCCTATGACCACCGCGTGGCGGCGCTGATGGGCATCCCCACCGACCGTGTGATTGCGGTGACGTTCATGATCAGCAGCTCGCTGGCCGCGGGCGCGGGGCTCTTGTACGCCATCAAGGACACCTCGGTGACGCCGCTGATGGGGCTGTACGTGGGCCTCAAGGCCTTCGTGGCGGCGGTGATTGGCGGCATCGGCCACGTGCCCGGAGCGGTGGTGGGCGCGCTGATGCTGGGGCTGGTGGAGGAGTTCGTGGTGGGCTACGCCGCCAGCACGTGGCGTGACGCGGTGGCCTTCGCAATCCTCATCCTCGTGCTGCTCGTGAAGCCCGGTGGCCTGTTCGGCCGGGTCGCGGCGGAGAAGGTGTAG
- a CDS encoding ABC transporter substrate-binding protein — protein MRRFVPMLLAALAVMSAGCEKKTQPASPDTDASKQSAQAPAGNTAATPPAPSDANTLLLGVATSLTGGQATFGISTRNGIELAVKQANEAGGVKDKKLAMRVYDTQGKPEEAAQAVTRLITQDKVLVVLGDVASSNSLAMAEKAQAAGVPMITPSSTNPTVTEKGDYIFRACFIDPFQGFVMAKFARENLKLSQVAVLQDNKSAYSIGLKDVFTRKFTEMGGKIATIESFSQGDTDYRAQLTAIKKSQPEAIYVPGYYSEVGVIARQAKELGLNVPLLGGDGWDSEKLYELGGSAIQGSYFTNHYSPDNPDPRIQKFVADYKAAYGAVPDALAALAYDAANMAIDALKKAPDTSGPALRDTIAKTKDFPGVGGAITLDEKRNPVKAAVVLKVGDGKSDYVTTVNP, from the coding sequence ATGCGCCGTTTCGTCCCGATGCTGCTGGCCGCGCTCGCAGTCATGAGCGCCGGCTGCGAGAAGAAGACGCAGCCCGCGTCACCTGACACCGATGCCAGCAAGCAGTCCGCGCAGGCGCCCGCGGGCAACACCGCGGCCACCCCTCCGGCCCCCTCGGATGCCAACACGCTGCTGCTGGGCGTGGCTACCAGCCTCACCGGCGGCCAGGCGACGTTCGGCATCTCCACCCGCAACGGCATCGAGCTGGCCGTGAAGCAGGCCAACGAGGCGGGCGGGGTGAAGGACAAGAAGCTGGCGATGCGCGTCTATGACACCCAGGGCAAGCCCGAGGAGGCCGCCCAGGCCGTCACCCGCCTCATCACCCAGGACAAGGTGCTGGTCGTCCTCGGGGACGTGGCCTCCTCCAACTCGCTGGCCATGGCGGAGAAGGCCCAGGCGGCGGGGGTGCCGATGATTACGCCCTCCTCCACCAACCCGACCGTCACCGAGAAGGGCGACTACATCTTCCGGGCCTGCTTCATCGACCCGTTCCAGGGCTTCGTGATGGCGAAGTTCGCCCGCGAGAACCTGAAGCTGTCCCAGGTGGCGGTGCTCCAGGACAACAAGAGCGCCTACTCCATCGGGCTCAAGGACGTGTTCACTCGCAAGTTCACCGAGATGGGCGGGAAGATCGCCACCATCGAGAGCTTCAGCCAGGGCGACACGGACTACCGCGCGCAGCTGACCGCCATCAAGAAGAGCCAGCCCGAGGCCATCTACGTGCCCGGCTACTACAGCGAGGTGGGTGTGATTGCCCGCCAGGCCAAGGAACTGGGCCTGAACGTGCCGCTGCTGGGCGGTGACGGGTGGGACTCGGAGAAGCTGTACGAGCTGGGCGGCAGCGCCATCCAGGGCAGCTACTTCACCAACCACTACTCGCCGGACAACCCGGATCCGCGCATCCAGAAGTTCGTCGCCGACTACAAGGCCGCCTATGGCGCGGTGCCGGACGCGCTGGCGGCGCTGGCGTACGACGCGGCCAACATGGCCATCGACGCGCTGAAGAAGGCCCCGGACACCTCGGGCCCGGCCCTGCGCGACACCATCGCCAAGACGAAGGACTTCCCGGGCGTGGGCGGTGCCATCACGCTGGATGAGAAGCGCAATCCGGTGAAGGCCGCCGTGGTCCTGAAGGTCGGGGACGGCAAGTCGGACTACGTCACCACCGTCAACCCGTAA
- a CDS encoding ATP-binding protein: MNEELKASRLTELAAQGALSLRRQIHDLFALLDLPSLWRGKEPREIAESFLDVLTRLLRLDLALIRVRDLDEQIEHRFPAELDSEALLSAVQDAHGRLLPAFKLPQPNTVGYTTARVVSVSPLGEQGIIAVGSWRQNFPTSHELQLLQAAATQAALAMQSSREARTQRSLVEERSRLERVNSALARLHAVSDGLSRAHTSAQVADVILSEGLAAVGAPVGSVFLVDETLSELRLIRASRSSPALSRCPKSIPVNADLPIAEVFRDKKGLYRCLADGFLPERYGLPTSRAKAVAAVPLVVDAYCLGVLVLGFTEPGGFGEDERTFIQAIAQQAAQACDRTRLLDAERRARAEAEARQQRADFLSEASAVFGSSLDFTEALTRVGHLLVPRFGEWAVLQVSARISSSLEETKTVAIHRDVSKAELAREYGRGLLAARDEPRACITNNSVLAPIAAHGRTFGVIILGAEDAGAYDAQTLMMVEELGFRAGVALESAQLYEAAREADRRKDEFLAMLGHELRNPLSPILTALQLMRHKAPQACARERTIIERQVEHMVRLVDDLLDVSRITRGKIQLKRGNVDIAGLLTKAVEMTTPLLEQRSHRLEFDPPGAPLTVEGDGARLAQVVANLLNNAAKYTDPGGRIHLSAKCEGEQVVLRVRDSGTGIAPEVLPRVFDLFVQDRRAIDRSEGGLGLGLAIVHSLVGLHGGTVSAHSEGVGRGSEFVVRLPLAKTRSPDERSAQPGSIPPSTGSPLSPPRVLVVDDNRDAAEMLAEALELAGFTTRTAHDGVAGLELATTFRPHVALLDIGLPVMDGYELAGRLRSLATLHALKLIALTGYGQESDRHRALKAGFDLHVVKPVDLANLLRTLRGLTQEPDFASPE; this comes from the coding sequence GTGAACGAGGAGCTGAAAGCCTCGCGCCTGACGGAGCTCGCCGCGCAGGGCGCCCTGTCCCTGCGGCGACAGATCCATGATCTGTTCGCCCTGCTCGACCTCCCCTCCCTCTGGAGGGGAAAGGAGCCTCGGGAGATCGCCGAGAGCTTCCTCGACGTGCTCACCCGACTGCTGCGGCTCGACCTGGCGCTCATTCGCGTGCGCGACCTGGACGAGCAGATCGAACACCGCTTCCCGGCGGAGCTGGACAGCGAGGCCCTGCTGTCCGCCGTCCAGGATGCGCATGGCAGGCTCCTTCCCGCCTTCAAGCTGCCGCAGCCGAACACCGTGGGTTACACGACGGCGCGCGTGGTCTCGGTCTCGCCGCTCGGAGAGCAGGGCATCATCGCCGTCGGCTCGTGGCGCCAGAACTTCCCGACGAGCCACGAGCTCCAGCTGCTCCAGGCCGCCGCGACCCAGGCGGCGCTCGCCATGCAGTCGAGCCGCGAGGCGCGTACCCAGCGAAGCCTCGTCGAGGAGCGGAGCCGCCTGGAGCGCGTGAACTCGGCGCTGGCCCGGCTCCACGCCGTCTCCGACGGACTGTCGCGCGCCCATACCTCCGCCCAGGTCGCCGACGTCATCCTGTCCGAGGGGCTGGCCGCCGTGGGCGCCCCCGTGGGCAGCGTGTTCCTGGTGGATGAGACCCTGTCCGAGCTCCGCCTGATTCGAGCCTCCAGGTCCTCTCCGGCGCTCTCACGCTGCCCCAAGAGCATTCCCGTGAACGCGGACCTGCCAATCGCCGAGGTCTTCCGCGACAAGAAGGGGCTCTACCGCTGCCTGGCCGATGGCTTCCTCCCCGAGCGCTACGGGCTGCCCACGAGCCGCGCCAAGGCGGTGGCCGCGGTCCCGCTCGTGGTGGATGCGTACTGCCTGGGCGTGCTGGTCCTCGGGTTCACCGAGCCTGGGGGCTTCGGAGAGGATGAGCGCACCTTCATCCAGGCCATCGCCCAGCAGGCGGCCCAGGCGTGTGACCGCACGCGCCTGCTCGACGCCGAGCGCCGAGCCCGCGCCGAGGCCGAGGCGCGGCAGCAGCGCGCGGACTTCCTCTCGGAGGCGAGCGCCGTCTTTGGCTCCTCTCTCGACTTCACGGAGGCCCTCACCCGGGTGGGCCACCTGCTGGTGCCGCGCTTCGGCGAGTGGGCCGTGCTCCAGGTCTCGGCCCGCATCTCCTCGAGCCTGGAGGAGACCAAGACGGTGGCCATCCACCGCGATGTCTCCAAGGCCGAGCTGGCACGCGAGTATGGCCGGGGACTGCTCGCCGCTCGGGACGAGCCCCGGGCCTGCATCACCAACAACTCGGTCCTCGCGCCGATCGCGGCGCATGGCAGGACCTTCGGGGTCATCATCCTGGGCGCGGAGGACGCGGGCGCGTACGACGCGCAGACCCTGATGATGGTCGAGGAGCTGGGGTTCCGCGCGGGCGTGGCGCTCGAGAGCGCCCAGCTCTACGAGGCGGCCCGCGAGGCGGACCGACGCAAGGACGAGTTCCTCGCGATGCTCGGCCACGAGCTGCGCAACCCGCTCTCCCCCATCCTGACCGCCCTGCAGCTCATGCGGCACAAGGCCCCTCAGGCTTGTGCGCGCGAGCGGACCATCATCGAGCGACAGGTCGAGCACATGGTCCGGCTCGTCGATGACCTGCTCGATGTGTCGCGCATCACGCGGGGGAAGATCCAGCTCAAGCGCGGGAATGTCGACATCGCGGGCCTCCTGACGAAGGCGGTCGAGATGACGACCCCGTTGCTCGAGCAGCGCTCACACCGCCTGGAGTTCGACCCGCCCGGAGCGCCGCTCACCGTCGAAGGCGACGGGGCGCGGCTGGCCCAGGTGGTGGCGAACCTGCTCAACAACGCGGCGAAGTACACGGACCCCGGAGGCCGGATCCACCTCTCCGCGAAGTGCGAGGGCGAGCAGGTGGTGCTGCGCGTCCGCGACTCCGGGACGGGCATCGCCCCGGAGGTGCTGCCGAGGGTCTTCGATCTGTTCGTGCAGGACCGTCGCGCCATCGATCGCTCCGAGGGCGGGCTGGGGCTGGGCCTCGCCATCGTCCACAGCCTCGTCGGGCTGCACGGCGGCACGGTCTCGGCCCACAGCGAGGGGGTTGGGCGCGGCAGCGAGTTCGTGGTGCGCCTGCCGCTGGCGAAGACGCGCTCTCCGGACGAGCGCTCCGCTCAGCCCGGTTCGATTCCACCCTCCACGGGCAGCCCCCTGTCACCGCCACGGGTGCTGGTCGTCGATGACAACCGCGACGCCGCGGAGATGCTCGCCGAGGCGCTCGAGCTGGCCGGCTTCACCACCCGGACCGCCCATGACGGGGTGGCGGGGCTGGAGCTCGCCACCACCTTCCGCCCCCACGTGGCCCTGTTGGACATCGGCCTGCCGGTGATGGACGGCTACGAGCTGGCGGGGAGGCTCCGCTCGCTGGCGACGCTCCACGCCCTCAAGCTGATCGCGCTGACCGGCTACGGCCAGGAGTCCGACCGGCACCGCGCCCTGAAGGCCGGCTTCGACCTTCACGTGGTGAAGCCGGTCGACCTGGCGAACCTGCTCAGGACCCTGAGGGGCCTGACTCAGGAGCCCGACTTCGCCTCGCCCGAGTAG
- a CDS encoding MEDS domain-containing protein: protein MNDVTLAGSKLLHYHVAAFFRSRTEEYEVMRSYIKEGIDSGEKAVHICDPMLRHDHLQHLEQMGVHITDCTRTGQLEVLGWHDAYLKDGRFDADTMMALVEETIQTSHAEGFPRVRLLGHMEWASEGWPGAERLIEYEAQANYFLNRMKQPAVCIYDLNRFDGTTIMNVLRTHPYTIIDGLLRENPYYVPPEQLLGELASPKPGRS from the coding sequence ATGAACGACGTCACCCTCGCGGGAAGCAAGCTGCTCCACTACCACGTGGCGGCGTTCTTCCGGTCGCGCACCGAGGAGTACGAGGTGATGCGGTCGTACATCAAGGAAGGCATCGACTCGGGCGAGAAGGCGGTCCACATCTGCGACCCCATGCTGCGGCATGACCACCTCCAGCACCTGGAGCAGATGGGAGTACACATCACCGACTGCACCCGGACCGGCCAGCTCGAGGTGCTGGGGTGGCATGACGCCTACCTGAAGGACGGGCGCTTCGACGCCGATACGATGATGGCGCTCGTCGAGGAGACCATCCAGACGAGCCACGCCGAGGGCTTCCCTCGGGTTCGGCTCCTCGGCCACATGGAGTGGGCGAGCGAAGGGTGGCCGGGAGCGGAGCGCCTCATCGAGTATGAGGCGCAGGCCAACTACTTCCTCAACCGGATGAAGCAGCCGGCGGTCTGCATCTACGACCTGAACCGGTTCGATGGCACGACCATCATGAACGTGCTGCGGACCCACCCCTACACCATCATCGACGGCCTCCTCCGGGAGAACCCGTACTACGTGCCCCCCGAGCAGCTGCTCGGCGAGCTGGCCTCCCCCAAACCCGGCCGTTCCTGA
- a CDS encoding YsnF/AvaK domain-containing protein, which yields MSWDVREGMVVHTADGERLGTVVRRGEDTFVIEKGLLLPRDFIARYDEVAEVRGDAVRLRRTKDEMIPGPLLRGREREAVVSLGTFGAPQEIVVELAHEEAHPHTVIREVGQLRIHKVVRTEVRHFSIPVRREELVVERVPVEDEGRARAVEGAPVPGGVGAFEEATFVIPLREERVEFTKSTHIWQEVQVSKATREELRSVRTTVRRETAEVEERGEVLHDGPVDGLHS from the coding sequence ATGAGCTGGGACGTGCGCGAGGGCATGGTGGTCCACACCGCCGACGGGGAGCGGCTGGGGACGGTGGTCCGCCGAGGCGAGGACACCTTCGTCATCGAGAAGGGGCTGCTGCTGCCCAGGGACTTCATCGCCCGGTATGACGAGGTGGCCGAGGTGAGGGGCGACGCGGTGCGGCTGCGGCGCACGAAGGACGAGATGATCCCCGGGCCGCTGCTCCGGGGGCGGGAGCGCGAGGCGGTGGTGTCGCTGGGGACGTTCGGGGCGCCGCAGGAAATCGTCGTCGAGCTGGCCCACGAGGAGGCCCACCCGCACACCGTCATCCGCGAGGTGGGACAGCTGCGCATCCACAAGGTGGTGCGCACGGAGGTGCGGCACTTCAGCATCCCGGTGCGCCGCGAGGAGCTGGTGGTGGAGCGGGTGCCGGTGGAGGACGAGGGGAGGGCCCGGGCGGTGGAGGGGGCCCCGGTGCCGGGCGGAGTCGGGGCCTTCGAGGAGGCCACCTTCGTCATCCCCCTGCGCGAGGAGCGGGTGGAGTTCACCAAGAGCACCCACATCTGGCAGGAGGTGCAGGTGTCCAAGGCCACCCGCGAGGAGCTGCGCTCGGTGCGCACCACGGTGCGCCGGGAGACGGCCGAGGTGGAGGAGCGGGGCGAGGTGCTCCACGACGGGCCCGTGGACGGGCTGCACTCCTGA
- a CDS encoding serine/threonine-protein kinase has protein sequence MRAVEFPSLEAEVAFLRGLTTVHRMADDIIEDCFERGLDLDTGLDVFLTQCARMVHAVAGFVSIRGTRGPVLTRVLGELGADVFEAAHWSGARRLEDGRMLFCTQLTLGRLNLGGLGLVMEGRFEEDGGRTVMKLVEAIGEQLDTSVLGFLALMDGRSALERLDELAVDDDATPVAHGRIGRYEVVMPLGTGGMAQVLVVRLRGPEGLGRLVALKRILPHLATDPLIVQQFLDEARIGLRLSHPNLVTVYDTGEAQGAYYIAMELVRGVDLDRLLHAMGKPLPPALAVAVVVQGLLGLHAAHTLKGDDGAPLHLVHRDMSPHNLMVGFDGRVKVLDFGVAKARMQRTVTLPGIVKGKPLYMSPEQARGERLDARSDLFAMGLILFEALTGVRPFDKGEETASMYAICEAELSRPRVISLPLWDVLSVALAKKPGDRFRSAQEMADRLVEVIPPGRDSDLAKLMTTYFPDKLRELSRLDRTAAEKSKSEQTRVRPAAKPST, from the coding sequence ATACGGGCCGTGGAGTTCCCTTCCCTTGAGGCCGAGGTCGCGTTCCTTCGAGGCCTGACCACCGTCCACCGGATGGCGGACGACATCATCGAGGACTGCTTCGAGCGAGGGCTCGACCTCGACACCGGTCTGGATGTGTTCCTCACGCAGTGTGCGCGCATGGTCCACGCGGTGGCTGGCTTCGTCTCCATTCGGGGCACGCGGGGGCCGGTGCTCACGCGGGTCTTGGGCGAGCTGGGGGCAGACGTCTTCGAGGCGGCGCACTGGTCGGGGGCGCGCCGGTTGGAGGATGGGCGGATGCTCTTCTGCACCCAGCTCACGCTGGGCCGCCTGAACCTCGGAGGGCTGGGGCTGGTGATGGAGGGCCGCTTCGAGGAGGACGGCGGTCGGACGGTGATGAAGCTGGTGGAGGCCATCGGCGAGCAGCTGGACACGTCGGTGCTGGGCTTCCTGGCGCTCATGGATGGGCGCAGTGCGCTGGAGCGGCTGGACGAGCTGGCCGTGGATGATGACGCCACGCCCGTGGCGCACGGGCGCATCGGCCGCTACGAGGTGGTGATGCCGCTGGGCACCGGCGGCATGGCGCAGGTGCTGGTGGTGCGCCTGCGGGGCCCGGAGGGGCTGGGGCGGCTGGTAGCGCTCAAGCGCATCCTCCCGCACCTGGCCACGGATCCACTCATCGTGCAGCAGTTCCTGGACGAGGCGCGCATCGGCCTGCGCCTGTCCCACCCCAACCTCGTCACCGTCTACGACACGGGCGAGGCGCAGGGGGCCTACTACATCGCCATGGAGCTGGTGCGGGGCGTGGACCTGGATCGCCTGCTCCATGCCATGGGCAAGCCGCTGCCTCCGGCCCTGGCGGTGGCGGTGGTGGTGCAGGGCCTGCTCGGGCTGCACGCGGCGCACACCCTCAAGGGGGATGACGGAGCGCCGCTGCACCTGGTCCACCGGGACATGTCGCCGCACAACCTGATGGTGGGCTTCGACGGGCGGGTGAAGGTGCTGGACTTCGGCGTGGCGAAGGCGCGCATGCAGCGCACGGTGACGCTGCCCGGCATCGTCAAGGGCAAGCCCCTCTACATGTCTCCGGAGCAGGCGCGCGGCGAGCGGCTGGATGCGCGCAGCGACTTGTTCGCCATGGGCCTCATCCTCTTCGAGGCGCTCACGGGCGTGCGCCCCTTCGACAAGGGGGAGGAGACGGCCAGCATGTACGCCATCTGCGAGGCGGAGCTGAGCCGGCCGCGTGTCATCTCGCTGCCCCTTTGGGACGTGCTGTCGGTGGCCCTGGCCAAGAAGCCAGGGGACCGCTTCCGCAGTGCTCAGGAGATGGCGGACCGGCTGGTGGAGGTGATTCCCCCGGGCCGCGACTCGGATCTGGCGAAGCTCATGACCACGTACTTCCCGGACAAGCTGCGCGAGCTGTCGCGGCTGGATCGCACCGCCGCCGAGAAGTCCAAGTCGGAGCAGACCCGCGTACGCCCGGCGGCCAAGCCCTCGACGTGA